ATAAAGTAGTTCTTCATCAGATGTAGAGAAAGAAACAATATAAGAATCAAATGTACTTTTAATTCTCATAAGGTAGTTGTACATTGCTCCCTCAAGTCTTGTATTAATTTCTGGATTTATAAGTTCAATCTCTCTCATAACTTTAAAGTTACTTTTTAGAATGTCAGCCATTCTTTCTATAAGTCTAACTCCGTCTATTATCATTATTAATGCTCTTAAGTTTTTGGCAGCTGGTTGGAATCTAGCAATACAGTTTATAGAATCTTCTTTTACTTTTACTTCAAAAGCATTTATAACATCTTCTATTACAAAGCATTCTCCATAAAGTTTTGGACTTACTTTTCCATCTTTTACAGCCTCTATATTTATTTCAAGCATTCTACTAAGATGCTTTAACATCTCTAAGTAATGTTCATTTAAACCAGTTAAGCTTTCTTGTAAATTTCTCATTTTAACTCCTTTTTCTTCCTTATTAAATTCTATTCTATCAATAATATAATTAAAAATTACATAATTTGGTTAAGATAAAAGAAAATTTTAAAAATTATATCTACCTATCAGTTTATATATTAAAAATTACGCAATTTATTCTATTCACCAAGTTAAAAGAAAGTATTAAGAATTATACCCACTCACCAATTTATATATTAAAAATTACGTAATTTATGGAAAAAATCTAGAGATAGCAAGTGATGTTGAACGCTAAAAAATGACACTGTTTGAGCGTAGCGAGTTTGTCATTTTTAGTGAAACGAACTTAGCTAAATCAGATTTTTGGAATATGAAGTAATTTTTATATATATAAATATTCTTCTTTCTATCCAAATTTTCCTGTGATATAATCCTCGGTTTTCTTATTGTGAGGAGCTGTGAAAATAACTTCAGTTTTATCAAATTCCTCTAAAACTCCTTGATAGAAAAATCCAGTGTACTCAGAAATTCTAGCTGCTTGTTGCATATTGTGAGTAACTATAACTATACTATAATCTTTTTCAAGTTGTCTTATAAGTTCTTCTATTTTTGAAGTTGATATTGGGTCAAGAGCTGATGTTGGCTCGTCCATTAAAAGTATTTCAGGTTTTATTGATATAGCTCTTGCTATACAAAGTCTTTGTTGTTGTCCCCCTGAAAGTCTTAAAGCTGATTGATGAAGTTTATCTTTTACTTCGTCCCAAAGAGCCACAGCTCTTAATGATGATTCAACTATCTCATCAAGTTTTTTCTTGTCTGTTTCTCCGTGAAGGATAGGTGCAAAAGTTATATTATCATATATACTTTTTGGGAAAGGGTTTGGTTTTTGGAAAACCATTCCTATTTTTTTTCTAAGTTCTGTTACATCAAAATCTTCATCTAAGATATTTTTATTATCAAATAAAACTTCTCCTTCATATCTAGTTCCAGAGATTAGATCATTCATTCTATTAAGAGATCTTAAGAATGTAGATTTTCCACAACCAGAAGGTCCAATAAGAGCTGTTACTTTATTCTTTTGGATATTCATATTTATATTTTTTAATGCTTTAAAATCTCCATAATAGAAATTAAAGTTTTTAACTTCAATCCTTGTATTTTCCATCTAAAAAATTCACCTCTATATTAATATTTATTTTTAAATCTATTTCTTAAAAATGCACCAATCAGATTAAATCCAATTGTTATAACTACTAAAACTAAAAGTGTTCCATACATATTACTTAATGGCATATTAGGAACTTGTGTTGATATTACAAATAAGTGATATGGTAGAGCCATTACTTGATCGAATATTCCTGTTGGTAGGAATGGGAAGTAAAAGGCTGCTGCTGTAAACATTATAGGAGCTGTTTCTCCACTAGCTCTTGATATACTTAAGATAATTCCAGTAAGTATTCCGGGAGATGCTGCAGGAAGAACCACTTTATATATTGTTTCCCATTTTGTAGCTCCAAGAGCAAGTGACGCCTCTCTCAAATTATTTGGAACACTTAAAAGTGCCTCACGAACAGCTGTGATAATTACTGGCAGACACATTATTCCAAGTGTTAGAGAACCAGAAAGTATTGATGAACCAAAGTTTAAGAATATTACAAACAGTGCCATACCGAATAATCCATATATTATACTTGGAATCCCTGCAAGGTTTATAATTGTTAGATTTATAAATCTTGTAAGTTTTGTATCTTTGGCATACTCTACTAGATAAACTCCTGTAAATATTCCAAAAGGTACAGAGAATAAGATTGTTCCAAGTGTTAGATATATACTACCTATTATTGCTGGAAAAATTCCTCCAGATCTCATTCCGTCAGTTGGCATTCCGAATAGGAATTCAAAATTTATTCCCATTATACCTTTTAAAGCTACAAAAATTAATATTACAAATATAGGCAGTATTGTCAAAGCTCCGATAACCGATATAGCTTTTTTAAATATTTTCTCTCCATTTCTTTTAATAATTATCATTACTACACCTCTAATTTCTAAGTTTACGTGCTTTTGTTACATAGTAATCAGCAACAGTATTTGTTATAAAACTTATGATAAAAAGTACAATACCTATGGCAAATAGTGCAAAGTAGTGGTCACTTCCTTGTACTACCTCTCCCATCTCTGCAGCTATTGTAGCTGTCATTGTTCTAACTGGAGATAGTGGAGATTTTGCAAGTATTGGAGCGTTTCCTGTTACCATTAAAACTGTTAAAGTTTCTCCGATTATTCTTCCAAATCCTAACATTATCCCTGCAAATATTCCCGGGAAAGCTGCTGGTAAAAGTACATTAAATATTGTTTCTACCTTTGTAGAACCTAATGCTAAAGCAGCTTCTTTATATGATGGATCAAGAGCGTTCAAAGCATCTTCTGTCATTGTAACAATAGTTGGAAGAGCCATAAAAGCTAGCATTATAGAACCTGTAAAAGCTGTCAGACCACTGTTTAATCCAAAAAGATCTTTTATTGGACCAGATAAAACATAAAGCCCTATAAATCCAAGCACAACTGATGGGATAGCTGACATTACTTCTATTAATATTTTCATAGCATTCTTAACTTTTAAAGGTGCATACTCAAATATATATACAGCTGTTAAAATTCCTAGTGGCACTGCTATAATTATTGCTATTATAGTTACCCAAAAAGAACCTACCAAAAGTGGCACAAGTCCATAAAATCCTGACAACGAAATCCACTTTGTACCAAAGACAAAATCTTTAACACTTGAATGTCCAAAGAATTTCATACCATTTAAAAAAATAAACAAGAACATTGTAAATATTATTACTATATTTAGAAGTCCTGTTCCAAGAAGAAATTTTCTTACTGATAAATCCAAAAATTTCCGTGAGTTTTTCATAAAATCTTTCACCTCATTTTATAATCTAAATATTTAATTTTTTATTTTTCGACTTATTATAAATTATTTCTGTGAAAAGAGAGTAAATCCAATGTAAAAAATATGTAAATTTTTTTTTACACAATTTTTACATTAGATTAATTTAACTTTAACAAAAAAATATTAAGATACAGCTGTCAAAGGGAAATGACACAAGAAATGAAATAAAAAATAAATTTTAAATATATTACGGAGGTATAATTTATGAAAATGAAAAAATCATTTTTAGCTGGAATGTTAATCTTAGGAGCATTATTCACAGGTTGTGGAGGTGCAAAAGAATCAAAAGTTATTCAAGCTAAAGGTTCTGATACAATACTTAACGTTACTCAAGGGATAGCTGAAGAGTTTATGCAAAAAAATCCAAAAGCTAAAATAGCTGTTACTGGTGGAGGTTCAGGAGTTGGAATATCTGCACTACTTAACAAAACAACTGATATAGCAATGGCGTCAAGAGCTATGAAACAATCTGAAATAGATAAAGCAAAAGAATTAGGAATCGGTGTTGAAGAAGTAGTTTTAGGATTTGACGGAATCACTCTTATAGTTAACCAAAACAACTCAGTAAAAGGACTTGATTCTGTAACACTTGGAAAAATCTTCAGAGGAGAAATCACTAACTGGAAAGAAGTTGGAGGAGACGACGCTAAAATAGTAGCTCTTTCTAGAGATTCATCTTCAGGAACTCACGAATTCTTCAAAGAACACGTTATAAGAGGTGGAGAAAAAAATAATCTTGAATATGGACCAGAAACTTTATATATGCCATCAAATGAAGCTATTAAACAAGAAGTAAAATCAAATAAATATGCTATCGGTTATATCGGAATGGGATATATGGACGATTCAGTTCACTCATTATCAATAGACGGAATTGCTCCATCAAAAGAAAATGTATCAAACAAAACTTATCCAATCGCTAGAGAAGTTTACTGGTATGTACCAAGTGAAAGAACTGGAACAATGAAAGAATTAGTAGATTTCGCAATCTCTGCTGACGGTCAAGCAGTTGTTGAAAGCGAAGGATTTATCAAAAGATAACACAAATAAATAAAATAATAAAACTGAGGCTGTTGCAAATTTAAGGAATATAAGATTAAAAATTATTACAGATTCCGAAAAATTGATTTATTTAAAGCTCACTCCATTAAAATCATAAAACTCGCTACGCTCAAACAGTTGTGATTTTTAGCATTACGTGTCACTTTATAAATCTAATTTTTCTCCATAATTTCATAATTTTTAATCTATATTCTCACTTATAAAAAATGCAACAGCCCCAGTTTTGTGCTATAATATAGAAAAAAATTAGAAGGGGGAAGATTTTGAGAGTTTTAGTAGTAGAAGATGATAGTGAAATTCGTGAACTAATCGGTTATTTTTTAGAGAAAGAAAATTTTGAAATAGACAAGGTGGATAATGGACTTGACGCTCTTAAGATTTTAAAAAAGAATAAACATCAAGTGATAGTTTTAGACCTTATGATACCGGGACTTGATGGAAAAAACTTTGCAAAGATTGTAAAAAATCTACCTGAAGAATATGGAAATCCAAAAATAATTATGGTTACAGCTAAGACTGAAATAGAAGATGTATTAGAGGGTTTGGAAATAGGTGCTGATGACTATCTTAGAAAACCTTTTGACCCAAGAGAACTTGTCTTGAGAGTTAAAAAACTTGTAAAAAATGATGAAATTTCAAAAAAAGAAATTGATGAAAATTATCGTTTTGAAAACATCACAATAGATAATAGCAAACATATTGTAACTTATGATGAAAAAGAGATTGACCTTTCCAAAAAAGAATATGACTTACTTGCCCTTTTAATAAGAAATAAGGGGCTTGTAGTTACTCGTGATAAAATCCTAGATGAAGTTTGGAACAGTAGTTACTATACTGGAGATAGAACTGTAGATGTATATATCTCAAAACTTAGAGAAAAACTTCCTATTCTTTCTGACTGTATCCATACTGTAAAAGGAGTTGGTTACAAATTAAAAGAAAAGAAATAATTGCTGGACTTATAATTTTAATCTGCGAGATTTTATTTGTAATTTTAAATACCTCTATGCTGTCTAATATTTACAAAGAGACTGAGAAAAATATTTTAAA
The nucleotide sequence above comes from Fusobacterium perfoetens. Encoded proteins:
- a CDS encoding PhoU domain-containing protein, whose translation is MRNLQESLTGLNEHYLEMLKHLSRMLEINIEAVKDGKVSPKLYGECFVIEDVINAFEVKVKEDSINCIARFQPAAKNLRALIMIIDGVRLIERMADILKSNFKVMREIELINPEINTRLEGAMYNYLMRIKSTFDSYIVSFSTSDEELLYTLVTADEDINSETKAIVDKIAECIKRNPAETNELLQVVSLVKKYERFSDHIIHLVVDLVYILKGENLRKKELLDEKKDI
- the pstB gene encoding phosphate ABC transporter ATP-binding protein PstB — its product is MENTRIEVKNFNFYYGDFKALKNINMNIQKNKVTALIGPSGCGKSTFLRSLNRMNDLISGTRYEGEVLFDNKNILDEDFDVTELRKKIGMVFQKPNPFPKSIYDNITFAPILHGETDKKKLDEIVESSLRAVALWDEVKDKLHQSALRLSGGQQQRLCIARAISIKPEILLMDEPTSALDPISTSKIEELIRQLEKDYSIVIVTHNMQQAARISEYTGFFYQGVLEEFDKTEVIFTAPHNKKTEDYITGKFG
- the pstA gene encoding phosphate ABC transporter permease PstA, which produces MIIIKRNGEKIFKKAISVIGALTILPIFVILIFVALKGIMGINFEFLFGMPTDGMRSGGIFPAIIGSIYLTLGTILFSVPFGIFTGVYLVEYAKDTKLTRFINLTIINLAGIPSIIYGLFGMALFVIFLNFGSSILSGSLTLGIMCLPVIITAVREALLSVPNNLREASLALGATKWETIYKVVLPAASPGILTGIILSISRASGETAPIMFTAAAFYFPFLPTGIFDQVMALPYHLFVISTQVPNMPLSNMYGTLLVLVVITIGFNLIGAFLRNRFKNKY
- the pstC gene encoding phosphate ABC transporter permease subunit PstC; translation: MKNSRKFLDLSVRKFLLGTGLLNIVIIFTMFLFIFLNGMKFFGHSSVKDFVFGTKWISLSGFYGLVPLLVGSFWVTIIAIIIAVPLGILTAVYIFEYAPLKVKNAMKILIEVMSAIPSVVLGFIGLYVLSGPIKDLFGLNSGLTAFTGSIMLAFMALPTIVTMTEDALNALDPSYKEAALALGSTKVETIFNVLLPAAFPGIFAGIMLGFGRIIGETLTVLMVTGNAPILAKSPLSPVRTMTATIAAEMGEVVQGSDHYFALFAIGIVLFIISFITNTVADYYVTKARKLRN
- a CDS encoding phosphate ABC transporter substrate-binding protein — its product is MKMKKSFLAGMLILGALFTGCGGAKESKVIQAKGSDTILNVTQGIAEEFMQKNPKAKIAVTGGGSGVGISALLNKTTDIAMASRAMKQSEIDKAKELGIGVEEVVLGFDGITLIVNQNNSVKGLDSVTLGKIFRGEITNWKEVGGDDAKIVALSRDSSSGTHEFFKEHVIRGGEKNNLEYGPETLYMPSNEAIKQEVKSNKYAIGYIGMGYMDDSVHSLSIDGIAPSKENVSNKTYPIAREVYWYVPSERTGTMKELVDFAISADGQAVVESEGFIKR
- a CDS encoding response regulator transcription factor; this translates as MRVLVVEDDSEIRELIGYFLEKENFEIDKVDNGLDALKILKKNKHQVIVLDLMIPGLDGKNFAKIVKNLPEEYGNPKIIMVTAKTEIEDVLEGLEIGADDYLRKPFDPRELVLRVKKLVKNDEISKKEIDENYRFENITIDNSKHIVTYDEKEIDLSKKEYDLLALLIRNKGLVVTRDKILDEVWNSSYYTGDRTVDVYISKLREKLPILSDCIHTVKGVGYKLKEKK